The following coding sequences are from one Gemmatimonadota bacterium window:
- a CDS encoding histidinol dehydrogenase, translating to MIRRYDATTAPLGLAGLSAYLPSFATTDRSTQEAVAAIVADVATRGDAAVLEYTQRFDGSSLGPADWELPLTACHEALERIPARCGPPWSGPPSRSAATTCGNGTLALPRNAPTAPCSGCG from the coding sequence GTGATCCGCCGGTACGACGCCACCACCGCCCCCCTCGGGTTGGCGGGGCTTTCGGCATACCTCCCCTCCTTCGCCACGACCGATCGGAGCACCCAGGAGGCCGTCGCGGCGATCGTCGCCGACGTGGCCACCCGGGGCGATGCCGCGGTCTTGGAGTACACCCAGCGGTTCGACGGCTCCTCCCTGGGCCCCGCCGACTGGGAATTGCCGCTCACCGCGTGCCATGAGGCGCTGGAGCGGATTCCGGCCAGGTGCGGACCGCCCTGGAGCGGGCCGCCGAGCAGGTCCGCCGCTACCACCTGCGGCAACGGGACACTGGCTTTACCGAGGAACGCCCCGACGGCACCCTGCTCGGGATGCGGGTGA
- a CDS encoding ABC transporter permease: MLTLQLALRSLRNRRLTTILTVLSIALSVSLLVGVETVRRGIRESFAGTIRGTDLIVGARGGSQQLLLSSIFGLGAPAGSVEWSTYQRWSRHPAVAWTIPISLGDSYYGYRVVGTTQAFFEHYKYRNDGRVTAAEGHLLEGDRDVVIGIEVSKTHKLAIGSKVVLTHGLRGTGISDHEEHPFTVVGILVRTSTPVDRSLFISLEGIEGMHEGMPKDSPNGWAQPKFAPLQRPGSSAPAPAPAAEPAITAMPGAEPPPPSPGVQAMPGAEPPVVGGDEHAAHGHKLTAFLLGTKARAASLMLQRQMNTDKVEPLTAILPAVALTELWHAIGYAEDGARIITGAVLLVGLLGMLVALYSTLQERRREMAILRSLGAGPGRIAALLVLESGLLAFVGAVVGVVLVYALLLVGQGLAEEHFGVYIPITAPQALEWFYLAGVVVAGILVGLVPAWRAYRNTLQDGLTIRL, translated from the coding sequence ATGCTCACCCTGCAACTTGCCCTGCGGTCGCTCCGCAACCGGCGGCTCACCACCATCCTGACGGTGCTGTCGATCGCGCTCTCGGTGTCGCTGCTGGTCGGCGTCGAGACGGTGCGCCGCGGTATCCGCGAGAGCTTCGCCGGCACCATCCGTGGCACCGATTTGATCGTCGGCGCGCGCGGTGGGTCGCAGCAGCTGCTGCTCTCCTCGATCTTCGGCCTGGGGGCGCCCGCCGGGTCGGTGGAGTGGAGTACCTATCAGCGCTGGTCACGCCATCCGGCCGTCGCGTGGACGATCCCGATTTCCCTCGGCGATTCGTACTACGGCTACCGCGTGGTCGGCACGACGCAGGCGTTCTTCGAGCACTACAAGTACCGCAACGATGGCCGGGTCACCGCCGCCGAAGGGCACCTGCTCGAAGGGGACCGCGACGTGGTGATCGGCATCGAGGTGTCCAAGACACACAAGCTGGCGATTGGGAGCAAGGTGGTCCTCACGCACGGCCTGCGCGGCACCGGCATCTCCGATCACGAGGAGCATCCCTTCACGGTGGTCGGGATCCTGGTCCGCACCTCGACGCCGGTGGATCGTTCGTTGTTCATCAGCCTCGAAGGGATCGAGGGGATGCACGAGGGGATGCCGAAGGACTCGCCGAATGGCTGGGCCCAGCCGAAGTTCGCGCCGCTGCAGCGGCCGGGTTCGTCGGCGCCCGCCCCCGCCCCCGCGGCGGAACCGGCCATCACGGCCATGCCCGGCGCGGAACCGCCGCCCCCCTCACCTGGGGTGCAGGCGATGCCCGGTGCGGAGCCGCCGGTCGTCGGCGGCGACGAACACGCCGCCCACGGCCACAAGCTCACCGCCTTCCTCCTCGGCACCAAGGCGCGCGCCGCCTCGCTGATGTTGCAGCGGCAGATGAACACCGACAAGGTCGAGCCGCTCACCGCGATCCTGCCGGCCGTGGCGCTGACCGAGCTCTGGCATGCGATCGGGTACGCCGAGGACGGCGCACGCATCATCACCGGCGCGGTCCTGTTGGTGGGGCTGCTCGGGATGTTGGTGGCGCTCTACAGCACGCTGCAGGAGCGGCGGCGCGAGATGGCGATCCTGCGCTCGCTCGGTGCGGGGCCGGGGCGGATCGCGGCGCTGCTGGTGCTGGAGTCGGGGCTGTTGGCGTTCGTCGGCGCAGTGGTCGGCGTCGTGCTCGTGTACGCGTTGCTGCTCGTGGGGCAGGGACTCGCCGAGGAGCACTTCGGCGTCTACATCCCGATCACGGCACCGCAGGCGCTGGAGTGGTTCTACCTGGCCGGCGTGGTGGTGGCAGGGATTCTCGTCGGGCTGGTGCCGGCGTGGCGCGCCTACCGCAACACGCTGCAGGATGGGCTGACCATCCGACTGTAA
- the typA gene encoding translational GTPase TypA, with product MDIRNLAIIAHVDHGKTTLVDQMLRQAGAFRANQHVEERVMDSNPLEKERGITILAKNTAITWHNVKMNIVDTPGHADFGGEVERILRMVNGVLILVDAAEGPMPQTRFVTRKALALGLQPIVAINKIDRQDAEPMRVHDEVLSLFMDLDATEAQLDCPFLYTSSRAGTATLELDQPGTTLEPLFETILKTVPPPSGDPEKPFQMLVSTLDFSSFIGRIAIGRIERGRINVGDQVSLLPLGEPGMVADEPGVEKGRITKLYTFDGLNRIETPVAQAGEIVALSGFETLEIGKTFTSVEYPERMAGIAVEEPTISVDFIVSNSPFAGREGKYVTSRQLRDRLFKELERNVALRVEPTDSPDTHSVAGRGELHLGILMETMRREGYEFQVSRPRVILKDGPNGERLEPYEELTIDVPEEYMGVVMEKLGPRKTEMTEMRNPGQGMVRLTFRIPSRGLFGYRSEFLTDTRGTGMMHHRFLEYGLWAGPLAGRKRGVLVADREAPVVGFALANLQERAQMFVAPGELVYEGMIVGENSRPGDMDVNVGKEKKLSNMRTTSTDENIQLEPPRPITLEYALEYIEEDELIEVTPENIRLRKRSLQATERKKVQRAANRGVDVS from the coding sequence GTGGATATTCGTAACCTTGCCATCATCGCGCACGTGGACCACGGGAAGACCACCCTCGTGGACCAGATGCTTCGCCAAGCTGGCGCCTTCCGGGCCAACCAGCACGTCGAAGAGCGCGTGATGGATTCCAACCCGCTCGAGAAAGAGCGGGGGATCACCATTCTCGCCAAGAACACCGCCATCACCTGGCACAACGTGAAGATGAACATCGTCGACACGCCGGGGCACGCGGATTTCGGTGGCGAGGTCGAACGTATCTTGCGCATGGTCAACGGCGTGCTGATTCTGGTGGACGCGGCCGAAGGGCCGATGCCGCAGACGCGCTTCGTGACCCGGAAGGCGCTGGCGCTGGGCTTGCAGCCGATCGTCGCGATCAACAAGATCGACCGGCAGGACGCCGAGCCGATGCGGGTCCACGACGAAGTGCTGTCGTTGTTCATGGACCTCGACGCCACGGAGGCGCAGCTCGACTGCCCCTTCCTGTACACGTCGAGCCGCGCCGGGACGGCCACGCTGGAGCTCGACCAGCCCGGCACCACGCTGGAACCGCTCTTCGAGACCATCCTGAAGACCGTGCCGCCGCCGTCGGGCGACCCGGAGAAGCCGTTCCAGATGCTGGTCTCGACGCTCGACTTCTCGTCGTTCATCGGCCGGATCGCGATCGGCCGGATCGAGCGGGGCCGCATCAATGTCGGCGACCAGGTCTCCCTGCTCCCCTTGGGCGAGCCGGGGATGGTGGCCGATGAGCCGGGCGTCGAGAAGGGGCGGATCACCAAGCTCTATACCTTCGACGGGCTGAACCGGATCGAAACGCCGGTGGCACAGGCCGGCGAGATCGTGGCGCTGTCGGGCTTCGAGACCCTCGAAATCGGCAAGACGTTCACGTCGGTCGAGTATCCGGAGCGGATGGCCGGCATCGCCGTCGAGGAGCCGACGATCTCGGTCGACTTCATCGTCAGCAACTCGCCGTTCGCCGGGCGCGAAGGCAAGTACGTCACCTCCCGGCAGCTGCGCGACCGGCTCTTCAAGGAGCTGGAGCGGAACGTCGCCCTCCGGGTCGAGCCGACCGATTCGCCGGACACCCACTCGGTGGCCGGACGCGGTGAGCTCCACTTGGGCATCTTGATGGAGACGATGCGTCGCGAAGGGTACGAGTTCCAGGTCTCCCGGCCGCGCGTCATCCTGAAGGACGGCCCGAATGGTGAGCGCCTCGAGCCGTATGAGGAGTTGACGATCGACGTCCCCGAGGAGTACATGGGCGTCGTGATGGAGAAGCTCGGCCCCCGGAAGACCGAGATGACCGAGATGCGGAACCCGGGGCAGGGAATGGTGCGGCTGACCTTCCGGATCCCGTCGCGCGGTCTCTTCGGCTACCGCTCGGAGTTCCTGACGGACACCCGCGGCACCGGGATGATGCACCATCGTTTCCTGGAGTACGGGCTGTGGGCGGGTCCGCTGGCGGGTCGCAAGCGCGGCGTGCTGGTGGCCGACCGCGAGGCGCCGGTCGTCGGCTTCGCGCTGGCCAACTTGCAGGAGCGGGCGCAGATGTTCGTCGCCCCGGGTGAGCTGGTCTACGAGGGGATGATCGTCGGCGAGAATTCGCGGCCGGGCGACATGGACGTCAACGTCGGCAAGGAGAAGAAGCTCTCCAACATGCGGACGACGTCGACCGACGAGAACATCCAGCTCGAGCCGCCGCGCCCGATCACGCTGGAGTACGCCCTCGAGTATATCGAAGAGGACGAACTGATCGAGGTCACGCCGGAGAACATCCGGCTCCGCAAGCGGAGCCTGCAGGCCACCGAACGGAAGAAGGTGCAGCGTGCGGCGAACCGGGGCGTCGACGTCTCGTAA
- a CDS encoding HlyC/CorC family transporter, which produces MEPSTSWTSIAVGLLSVIALVGLNAFFVAAEFALVGARRTRLEEMAEAGDGKATLALKAVQSLDRYVSATQLGITLASLGLGMIGEPALAGLLERFFSVLPADLAAVATHTVAVAIAFSLISTLHIVLGELVPKSLAIRFPEDVSRWVTAPLIGFAWVMHGPIHVLNGTANRLLRLGGVAPVDGHERLHSSDEIRMLVEQSGEGGSLGKEPARLLEGVFEFSEKTAEEVMTPRTEMSALEADCTVEAAADEVAVAGRSRYPVYTESLDEIVGVVLAKDILRAVRQAPGTSLRTIMRAPLFVPGTREVEDVLSDMKKLKTHLAVVLDEYGGTAGLVTMEDLLEEIVGEIFDEYDPVQAAALAATADGSVVIEGSTTIGDFNNRFETDLDDSDYTTVGGFLFGQLGRLPKVGDRVTIGSHGFEIAEMAGRRVERVRVILTA; this is translated from the coding sequence ATGGAACCCTCCACAAGCTGGACTTCGATCGCCGTCGGGCTGCTGTCGGTGATCGCCCTCGTGGGCCTCAACGCCTTCTTCGTCGCGGCCGAATTCGCCCTGGTCGGGGCTCGTCGGACGCGCCTCGAAGAGATGGCCGAGGCCGGCGACGGCAAAGCTACGCTGGCCCTCAAGGCGGTCCAATCCCTCGACCGCTACGTCTCCGCCACCCAGTTGGGGATCACCCTGGCCTCCCTCGGCCTGGGCATGATCGGCGAGCCGGCCCTGGCGGGGCTGCTGGAGCGCTTCTTCAGCGTGCTCCCAGCCGACCTGGCCGCCGTCGCCACCCACACGGTGGCGGTGGCCATTGCCTTCTCATTGATCAGCACCCTGCACATCGTCCTCGGTGAACTGGTACCGAAGTCGCTGGCGATTCGGTTCCCGGAAGACGTCTCCCGCTGGGTCACCGCGCCGCTGATCGGCTTTGCCTGGGTGATGCACGGCCCGATTCACGTCCTGAACGGGACGGCGAACCGCCTGCTCCGCCTGGGCGGGGTCGCCCCGGTCGACGGCCACGAGCGGCTCCACTCCTCCGACGAGATCCGGATGCTGGTCGAGCAGTCCGGCGAAGGCGGCTCGCTCGGCAAGGAGCCGGCTCGCCTGCTCGAGGGGGTCTTCGAGTTCAGCGAGAAGACCGCCGAAGAGGTGATGACCCCGCGGACCGAAATGAGTGCCCTCGAGGCGGATTGCACGGTGGAGGCGGCAGCCGACGAGGTCGCGGTCGCCGGCCGCTCCCGCTATCCGGTCTACACCGAGTCGTTGGATGAGATCGTCGGCGTGGTGCTGGCGAAGGACATCCTCCGCGCCGTCCGGCAGGCGCCGGGGACGTCGCTCCGCACCATCATGCGGGCACCGCTCTTCGTCCCGGGCACGCGCGAGGTCGAGGACGTCCTCTCCGACATGAAGAAGCTCAAGACGCATCTGGCCGTGGTGCTCGACGAGTATGGCGGCACCGCCGGCCTGGTCACGATGGAGGATCTGCTCGAGGAGATCGTCGGCGAGATCTTCGACGAGTACGATCCGGTGCAGGCCGCCGCCCTGGCCGCGACCGCCGACGGCTCGGTCGTCATCGAGGGGAGCACCACGATCGGCGACTTCAACAACCGCTTCGAGACCGACCTCGACGACAGCGACTACACCACGGTCGGCGGCTTCCTCTTCGGGCAGCTCGGTCGGCTCCCCAAGGTGGGCGATCGGGTGACGATCGGCAGCCACGGATTCGAGATCGCCGAGATGGCGGGGCGGCGAGTGGAGCGCGTTCGGGTCATATTGACCGCATGA
- a CDS encoding ABC transporter ATP-binding protein, whose amino-acid sequence MSDRPTAVAIKDLVFGYRPGREVLRIADLSIATGERVFLHGPSGSGKTTLLGLTAGVLNPTSGSVSILGQDLAGLHSSRRDAYRGSHIGYLFQLFNLIPYLSVLENIALPCRLHALRRERLGGAPIEQEARRLAERLELGELIDTAVTELSVGQQQRVAAARALIGAPELVIADEPTSALDTDLRDRFLELLFECCAEAKATLLFVSHDLSLGARFDRVLSLPTLNTAGGR is encoded by the coding sequence GTGAGCGATCGCCCCACGGCGGTCGCCATCAAGGACCTCGTGTTCGGGTATCGTCCCGGGCGCGAGGTCCTTCGCATTGCCGACCTCTCCATCGCCACCGGCGAACGCGTCTTCCTGCATGGCCCCAGCGGGTCCGGCAAGACGACGCTGCTCGGCCTCACGGCCGGCGTCCTGAACCCCACGTCGGGGAGCGTGTCGATTCTCGGCCAGGATCTCGCCGGGCTGCACTCGTCGCGTCGTGATGCCTATCGGGGCAGTCACATCGGCTACCTCTTCCAGCTCTTCAATCTGATCCCGTACCTCTCCGTGCTGGAGAACATCGCGTTGCCGTGCCGGCTGCACGCGCTGCGACGCGAGCGACTCGGCGGGGCGCCGATCGAGCAGGAGGCACGCCGACTCGCCGAGCGGCTTGAGCTCGGTGAATTGATCGACACCGCGGTGACGGAGCTGAGTGTTGGGCAGCAGCAGCGCGTTGCTGCCGCGCGCGCGCTGATCGGTGCACCGGAGCTTGTGATCGCCGACGAGCCGACCTCGGCGCTCGATACCGACCTGCGCGACCGCTTCCTCGAGCTGCTCTTCGAGTGCTGCGCCGAGGCGAAGGCGACGCTGCTCTTCGTGTCGCACGACCTCTCGCTCGGTGCCCGCTTCGATCGCGTGCTCTCGCTGCCGACGCTGAACACGGCCGGAGGGCGCTGA
- a CDS encoding cation transporter, which translates to MTSRKLATVLALTAGFLLVEIIGGVISNSLALLADAGHMATDVAALALAWFGARVAQRRQGSAHEFGNLRWEVLAALVNGLALFGIGIGITLEAWDRLHQPREIDAVLFGWVAAVGLVVNLTSLRVLHGHHHHDLNVRGAYLHIMGDVLGSVGAIVAALVIHFFGWLPADAIISVLVSVLIFRSAWRLVSESGTILLDRVPEHMQVSQVEERLLAVAGVSRVHDVHVWTVTKGLVAMSAHAVAIDLEGHPAVLKQMEGAMADLGIGHVTIQLETGEACGAEACGHEHHAASPLRGGMAHRH; encoded by the coding sequence ATGACCAGTCGCAAGCTGGCCACGGTGCTCGCGCTCACGGCGGGCTTCCTGCTCGTCGAGATCATCGGCGGCGTCATCAGCAATTCGCTGGCGCTGCTGGCCGATGCCGGCCACATGGCGACCGACGTGGCCGCGCTGGCGCTGGCGTGGTTCGGTGCGCGCGTGGCGCAGCGGCGACAGGGATCGGCGCACGAGTTCGGCAACCTCCGTTGGGAGGTCCTCGCGGCGCTGGTGAATGGCCTCGCCCTCTTCGGGATCGGGATCGGCATCACGCTCGAGGCGTGGGACCGGCTCCATCAGCCACGGGAGATCGACGCGGTCCTCTTTGGGTGGGTCGCCGCCGTCGGGCTGGTCGTCAACCTCACGTCGCTCCGCGTGCTGCACGGGCACCATCACCATGACCTGAACGTCCGCGGCGCCTATCTCCATATCATGGGCGATGTGCTCGGCTCGGTCGGTGCCATTGTGGCGGCGCTGGTGATCCACTTCTTCGGCTGGCTTCCGGCCGACGCGATCATCTCGGTGTTGGTCTCGGTGCTGATCTTCCGGAGCGCGTGGCGGCTGGTCAGCGAGAGTGGGACGATCCTGCTGGATCGGGTCCCCGAGCACATGCAGGTCTCCCAGGTTGAGGAGCGGCTGCTGGCGGTGGCGGGCGTCTCCCGCGTGCACGACGTCCACGTCTGGACCGTCACCAAGGGGTTGGTGGCGATGAGCGCCCACGCGGTGGCGATCGACCTCGAGGGGCACCCGGCGGTGCTCAAGCAGATGGAGGGGGCGATGGCCGATCTGGGTATCGGCCACGTCACGATCCAGCTCGAGACGGGGGAGGCCTGTGGCGCCGAGGCGTGCGGCCACGAGCACCACGCTGCATCTCCCCTCCGGGGGGGCATGGCGCATCGTCACTGA
- the fliS gene encoding flagellar export chaperone FliS translates to MSYGSSDRYREMEVQAMSPAQRLVALYTHLLVALRQARGHIERGEIEARGERLIKAEEIVHELLCSLDREAGGEFADRLAALYAWMLGQFATIQAKPNLAQLDAVVTIVTELHGAWQAAAAQLAGGNAAA, encoded by the coding sequence ATGAGTTACGGATCGAGCGACCGGTACCGCGAGATGGAAGTGCAGGCGATGTCGCCGGCACAACGGCTGGTGGCGCTCTACACCCACCTCCTGGTCGCGTTGCGGCAGGCGCGCGGGCACATCGAGCGCGGCGAGATCGAGGCGCGCGGCGAGCGGCTCATCAAGGCCGAAGAGATCGTGCACGAACTGCTCTGCTCGCTGGATCGCGAAGCCGGCGGCGAGTTCGCCGACCGGTTGGCCGCCCTCTACGCATGGATGCTGGGGCAGTTCGCGACGATTCAAGCCAAGCCGAACCTCGCCCAACTCGACGCCGTCGTGACGATCGTCACCGAACTGCACGGGGCCTGGCAGGCAGCCGCCGCCCAGCTGGCCGGCGGGAACGCGGCGGCCTGA
- the hisD gene encoding histidinol dehydrogenase → MRTALERAAEQVRRYHLRQRDTGFTEERPDGTLLGMRVTPVDAAGLYVPGGKAAYPSSVLMNAIPAVVAGVKELVAVTPPNGINDTVLAALALSGVTRVFRIGGAHSVAALAYGTATVPRVDKIVGPGNKWVAEAKRQVFGQVGIDMVAGPTEVLMLADDTARADLIAADLIAQAEHDEDAASWVATTSRALADAIPAALEAALATAPRAEVARASLMHNGLVVLVADRAALADVANMRAAEHLEIVTRDPDELAALVRHAGAIFIGDSTPEPVGDYIAGPSHVLPTGGTARYASPLGVYDFVKRTSLIRYSRAQLLADAPHVVALAEAEGLFGHAEAVRRRVAG, encoded by the coding sequence GTGCGGACCGCCCTGGAGCGGGCCGCCGAGCAGGTCCGCCGCTACCACCTGCGGCAACGGGACACTGGCTTTACCGAGGAACGCCCCGACGGCACCCTGCTCGGGATGCGGGTGACCCCCGTGGACGCCGCCGGACTCTATGTGCCAGGCGGGAAGGCGGCCTACCCCTCCTCCGTCCTCATGAACGCCATTCCCGCCGTCGTCGCGGGCGTGAAGGAGCTCGTGGCCGTGACCCCGCCGAACGGGATCAACGACACCGTCCTGGCGGCGCTCGCCCTCAGTGGCGTCACCCGGGTCTTCCGGATTGGCGGGGCCCATTCCGTGGCCGCGCTCGCCTACGGGACGGCGACGGTCCCGCGGGTCGACAAGATCGTCGGCCCCGGCAACAAGTGGGTGGCCGAGGCGAAGCGGCAGGTCTTCGGGCAGGTGGGGATCGACATGGTGGCCGGCCCGACCGAGGTGCTGATGCTCGCCGACGACACGGCGCGCGCCGACCTGATCGCCGCGGACTTGATTGCCCAGGCCGAACACGACGAAGACGCCGCCTCCTGGGTGGCCACGACGTCGCGCGCGTTGGCCGATGCGATCCCCGCCGCGCTCGAGGCGGCGCTCGCAACGGCCCCCCGGGCCGAGGTCGCGCGTGCCTCGTTGATGCACAACGGATTGGTGGTGTTGGTGGCCGATCGAGCCGCCCTCGCCGACGTCGCGAACATGCGGGCGGCGGAACACCTTGAGATCGTCACGCGTGACCCGGACGAGTTGGCGGCGCTGGTGCGGCATGCCGGCGCGATCTTCATCGGGGACTCCACGCCAGAGCCGGTGGGCGATTACATCGCCGGCCCCAGTCACGTGCTGCCGACCGGCGGCACCGCGCGCTACGCCTCGCCGCTCGGCGTCTACGACTTCGTGAAGCGCACCTCGCTCATTCGCTACTCCCGCGCGCAGTTGCTGGCCGATGCGCCGCACGTCGTGGCGCTCGCCGAGGCGGAGGGCCTCTTCGGGCATGCCGAAGCGGTGCGGCGACGGGTGGCCGGATGA
- a CDS encoding DUF3299 domain-containing protein — MLLSSLLLASVTAFAPARPAPIVFTGSPAVVAAETFATDPVLVDWRILGGLDLNTGKAPASLEALDGKLVKIAAFIVPLEDNMQESDEFLLVPYFGACVHTPPPPPNQMVYVKMKGGKTVKIGWWDPVMFEGILHLKQTESVYGASYYEMEGIDSKPYAPPAKK; from the coding sequence ATGCTCCTGTCCTCGCTCCTGCTCGCGTCCGTGACGGCCTTTGCCCCGGCTCGTCCCGCCCCGATCGTCTTCACCGGCTCGCCGGCCGTCGTGGCCGCCGAGACGTTCGCGACCGATCCGGTCCTGGTCGACTGGCGAATCCTGGGCGGCCTCGACCTGAACACCGGCAAGGCGCCGGCGTCACTCGAGGCGCTCGACGGCAAGCTGGTGAAGATCGCGGCGTTCATCGTCCCGCTCGAAGACAACATGCAGGAATCCGACGAGTTCCTCCTGGTGCCGTACTTCGGCGCCTGCGTCCACACGCCGCCGCCGCCGCCGAACCAGATGGTCTACGTCAAGATGAAGGGCGGCAAGACGGTCAAGATCGGCTGGTGGGATCCGGTCATGTTCGAGGGGATCCTGCACCTGAAGCAGACCGAGTCGGTCTACGGTGCCAGCTACTACGAAATGGAAGGGATCGACAGCAAGCCGTACGCGCCGCCCGCCAAGAAGTGA
- a CDS encoding M20/M25/M40 family metallo-hydrolase: MARLTVGLGLVLGIAACGGSSTPATTPAPAARPAAAPAAPPAAQAPTPTAAPAGAPGGRGAGAPGAAGGRAGGGRGGPPVDSTKFVRTTPPDDPIIQKMFDEGMTNGQAGKLAQVLFDSIGPRLTGSPGYMNAANWAVKTYASWGIPAEKQQYGTWNSWRRGHTHVDMIAPRVRSLEATMLGWSPGTGGKDVIGDVILYPETKSPEEFAAWAKANAKGKFVLISAPLASCRMASQWTEFGQPGASQQLAAQNSVARAAWADRSKQGGNINVWTKEYGVAGVIGMNWSQYPGINKIFGSPKQTVLTLDASCEDYNLLFRLAQNNQGPKLRVNTDAEFLGELPMYNVVGMIKGSEKPNEYILLSAHFDSWDGGSGATDNGTGTITMMEAIRILKKVYPNPKRTILIGNWGSEEQGLNGSQAFAEDHPEIVKGIRAGWNQDNGTGRVTSLGAGPVTNATDNLISWLHAVPSSISGWVRLGATASPVGPSGSTDGWTFQCRGAPVHGMGALGWDYSNTTWHTNRDTYDKVVIDDLKNNATLVAMLTYMADKDPNLQAPQLISVNPATQAAITYPMCGTNNSSKATRKSTDSAR, translated from the coding sequence ATGGCCCGTTTGACAGTCGGCCTCGGCCTGGTTCTCGGGATCGCCGCATGCGGCGGCTCCTCGACCCCGGCCACGACCCCCGCTCCTGCCGCGCGTCCTGCCGCGGCCCCTGCCGCACCGCCGGCGGCCCAGGCCCCGACGCCCACTGCCGCTCCGGCCGGCGCCCCGGGCGGGCGTGGCGCGGGTGCGCCGGGTGCCGCCGGTGGTCGCGCTGGTGGTGGCCGTGGTGGCCCGCCGGTCGACAGCACCAAGTTCGTGCGCACCACCCCGCCGGACGATCCGATCATCCAGAAGATGTTCGATGAAGGGATGACCAACGGTCAGGCCGGCAAGCTGGCGCAGGTGCTCTTCGACTCGATCGGGCCGCGCCTCACCGGGTCGCCGGGCTACATGAACGCCGCCAACTGGGCCGTCAAGACCTACGCCTCGTGGGGGATCCCGGCCGAGAAGCAGCAGTACGGCACCTGGAACTCGTGGCGCCGCGGGCACACCCACGTCGACATGATCGCCCCGCGCGTCCGCTCGCTCGAGGCGACGATGCTCGGTTGGAGCCCGGGGACCGGCGGCAAGGACGTCATCGGCGACGTGATCCTCTACCCGGAGACGAAGTCGCCGGAAGAGTTCGCCGCGTGGGCCAAGGCCAACGCCAAGGGGAAGTTCGTGCTGATCTCGGCGCCACTCGCCTCCTGCCGCATGGCGTCGCAGTGGACCGAGTTCGGCCAGCCGGGCGCCTCGCAGCAGCTCGCCGCGCAGAACAGCGTCGCGCGCGCCGCGTGGGCCGACCGCAGCAAGCAGGGCGGCAACATCAATGTCTGGACCAAGGAATACGGCGTTGCCGGCGTGATCGGGATGAACTGGTCGCAGTACCCCGGCATCAACAAGATCTTCGGCTCGCCGAAGCAGACGGTGCTGACGCTCGACGCCAGCTGCGAAGACTACAACCTGCTGTTCCGCCTGGCGCAGAACAATCAGGGCCCGAAGCTCCGCGTGAACACCGACGCTGAGTTCCTCGGCGAGCTCCCGATGTACAACGTCGTCGGGATGATCAAGGGCTCCGAGAAGCCGAACGAGTACATCCTCCTCTCGGCCCACTTCGACTCGTGGGACGGCGGCTCGGGCGCGACGGACAACGGCACCGGCACCATCACGATGATGGAGGCGATCCGCATCCTCAAGAAGGTGTACCCGAACCCGAAGCGCACCATCCTGATCGGGAACTGGGGCAGCGAGGAGCAGGGCCTCAACGGCTCGCAGGCGTTCGCCGAGGATCACCCGGAGATCGTCAAGGGGATCCGCGCCGGCTGGAACCAGGACAACGGCACGGGGCGCGTCACCTCGCTCGGCGCCGGGCCGGTCACCAACGCCACCGACAACCTGATCTCGTGGCTGCACGCGGTGCCGTCGTCGATCAGCGGCTGGGTGCGCCTCGGCGCCACGGCCTCGCCAGTCGGCCCGAGCGGCAGCACCGACGGCTGGACCTTCCAGTGCCGCGGCGCGCCGGTGCACGGCATGGGGGCGCTCGGGTGGGACTACAGCAACACCACCTGGCACACCAACCGCGACACCTACGACAAGGTCGTGATCGACGACCTCAAGAACAACGCGACCCTCGTCGCCATGCTCACCTACATGGCCGACAAGGACCCGAACCTCCAGGCCCCGCAGCTGATCAGCGTGAACCCGGCCACCCAGGCCGCGATCACCTATCCGATGTGCGGCACGAACAACTCGTCCAAGGCGACGCGGAAGAGCACGGATTCGGCGCGGTAA